A window of Gossypium raimondii isolate GPD5lz chromosome 7, ASM2569854v1, whole genome shotgun sequence genomic DNA:
aaaaaaatcacattagTTAGTggattaatgaaaatttttaatggtaatgaccaatttaagtaattattttaattagagtgattaaattaataaaaagaattttaaatgatggaaataaaatatactattttaagATTATGTGCTGTGGCTTAtcctaaaaacaaataaaatgtaacaggAATTCACAATTTAAGCGTATACAATTTTCAATTATGGTGATCATTATATTtatggatatttttattttgatttgactCCTGCCATATTACGCTATGGTTTGTTATTTGTTGAATTACAATGTTAATGGCACAGGACAGTTTGTCTTTTAAGGATACCTGGGCTTTGACCCTGGTTAGGGTGTAATCAATCAAAtccacttaatttaattaattgattgattaaTCGATTTAATTTGATTGGAAGTCGGTTAAGGATTTTTTAGAAATTcgattattaattaattcagttcgaaattaggtaattaacataacttaataattaataatacaaattatatgtaattttaattcggttaatcgactgaattaaccgaaatcTTTCGGTTCAGTTAAcggttaaaagattaaaaagttcggttaattcagttaatacTAATTCAGTTCAATTCAGTGCCTAAACATGATGATGGGCCGGGTCGAGAAAGTGGAagagtttgaataaaaatataggtttcAAAAAtggacttggacaaaaaaatgagGCTCGTTTTCTAAATGGGTCGAGCATCGGGTAAGTCTTTTTGGCCTCAACTTGGCCCgagtttacaaaaaaaaaatgctgCTTTTGTTgctgttttcattatttttgttgttattttgtcattgttttggtgttgttttgctattatattactactattttattgttattgtttgaatattatataactcttgttttattgttattattttagaggtatttgcttgataagttgtaactatattagtgttattttgagtataaatattttttaaatttatacatgttataaaataaagatagaTGGAGAGcgtaaaaataaagaaaatataggAAGTAATagagaatgtattttattaattaatggaATGAATACAATGCTTCTTCAATTCTAATGACTGTTAGAATTTAAAGTagatcaaaacttatcttgaattcatttattttaatgtttatagtgtatttgatgtattttatttctaaaatttattttatataaaataatagtataaaaaattttaatataaacggGTTGGACTGAACtcgaatttttaatatttttatccaaattaaaattgagcaaaattttaaagtCATTTTTTAGGCCGAATCAAATCCAAACTTAAAAACgggattaaaattatattaggatCCGACGGGGGATCATCGTTACCTCTAATCGTGCCCCTCTGCCctaaatagaataaaacaaaTATCAGGTGTACAGATGGGTAAAATTACGAAGGCCACGGAAGGGACACGGTAAAATTAAATCGGATCCACGTCATCAGAGGTGGACCCCAGCCTCccaaaaagtgaaaataaataaatggcatCAAGAACATCGtcatcaaaatcattttgattCAAACAGCCATCCTCCCTCTGTtcccctctccctctccctctccctctccctctcccttCTCCCATTTGTTTTCCTTCACATTCCTCTCACCGTTTTCGGCCGGGCCtacaattttgatttaaaagaaaaccatCTTGAGAATCAATAACGAAGGGAAATTGAAATCGGATCGAAGGGTTGAGGGCGAGAGGAGAAGAATGAGCACTAAGAAGAAAACATCGCAGGGTCACTTGAGTAGAACACGCATAGGAAAGTACAATCTGGGAAGAACCCTGGGTGAGGGGAGTTTCGCAAAGGTCAAGTTCGCTGAGAATGTCGAGACCGGCCAGTGTGTGGCGATCAAAATCTTGGATCGTGATCAAGTTCTACGTCACCGTATGGTCGAACAGGTGATCTCCCTTTCCAATGTTCCACCATGCATAtgttaaaacaactttaaatttaaaaacaaaaattgcaTTTCAGTTATCTCCCTCCGCCGCCAATAAACATGGGGTCTCACGTAAACTTTACTACAGAAACAGGGAACCACGTGGGACCATGTTTAATGTGGGGGTCTATAGGTCAAACGTTGGATTAAATCGAATCTGGGTTCATGATTAAATATGTTCGCCTGTTTCATATTCAATCATTGAtattttcgtttctttttttttctctcttttaatgATTGCGATTTTATTCGGGGCAGATAAAAAACGAAATCTCAACGATGAAGCTCATCAAGCATCCCAAtgtcattaaaatatttgaggtaaataaaactaatgtCTGCAATTATGGTGTTTGGTTTATTCTGCTTTGCATTGTtgataagatttttttttttactttaattttgcTTCTAATGCATAGGTTATGGCGAGCAAGACAAAGATTTACATCGTGATCGAGTTCGTTAATGGTGGCGAGCTCTTCGACAAAATTGTAAGGACTTGTTGGGCATTTATAGTTAAAAGAAGATGAagcaaattttatataaattcgCTCATTGAGTTTCTATTCGCAATAGCAGTTTATTGTTTAAAGTCATAAATCTTTGATATTTATAGGCCAGGCACGGGAGACTCAAAGAAGATGAGGCTAGAAGCTATTTCCACCAGCTTATTAATGCTGTTGATTACTGCCACAGTAGAGGCGTCTACCATAGAGATTTGAAGGTTCAGCTTCAATTAACTGATTGATGACTGCTTAAAAGCTTTCCACTTTGGAACTTGGGTTTTGCTTCCTGATTCATATGTGacatattcatttcattttttgcAGCCAGAAAATCTTCTTTTGGACTCCTATGGTGTTcttaaaatttcagattttggaTTGAGTGCTTTCTCACAGCAAGTTCGGGTAAGCATTTACTCCTCATTTGCTAGGATGGTTTCTCGATACAAAaagttaataatataatagcCATAGGTCAAAGCTTTTAGTTGGCAATTGAGATtatataaatgctaaatatcAATTAAGAAGGAAAAGAGAGAGGGAAAAACTGTCTTTTGTTTTAGtgtaatctttctttttctttaatatggTATAGATGCAAACCTTTCTAACATCTTTTGGAATGTAGGAGGATGGATTGCTTCACACTGCATGTGGCACTCCAAATTATGTTGCTCCAGAGGTATTCTATCATGACTTTATTGAGACAATAAGCTTTAATGCTGCCACTTTTTGTTCACTCTGTTACCTCATACCTGCCATTTTTCTTTACAGGTACTTAAGGATAAGGGTTATGATGGAAAATCATCTGATATTTGGTCTTGTGGAGTTATTCTGTTTGTACTTATGGCTGGTTATTTGCCTTTTGATGAGCCAAACCTTATAACCTTGTATAACAAAGTGAGTATTCCCAGAATTGGCTTCTCTATTTAGATGAGAACTTCACTAAAACTTTTGGTACATCTTGATGAAATTCAGATTGGGAAGGCCGATTTCACTTGTCCGTCATGGCTTTCGCCTGGTGCAAAGAAATTCATAAAGCGTATTCTTGATCCAAACCCTCTTACAGTAAGTTCAGAATTCAGCCATGCTTTGAGACTTAGAGAATGATAATAAGAATATTAAGCAATTAACTTCCTTTtatctctttcttttgtttttttaaacacTGTAACTTCTTATAGTTGAACATGCTTTCCGTTGAAACACTGGACATTATTGCAGCGTATAACTATCCATGATATCTTAAACGATGAATGGTTCAAGAAAGGGTACAAACCACCCAAATTTGAGGAGGAAGAGGATGTAAATCTTGATGATGTAGATGCAGCTTTTAATGACTCAACGGTAAGACATTTTTGTCATGTGTCTGCTTTGTTTCTCTAGAAAATGAGGTCTATATAAGCATAATCTCTTAAAATagcatattattatattttaggtCTATAGACTTAAGTGGTTATCCAAAACTGGACCGGTGTGTTTGCAGATAATCTACTTAGAGTGAAATGGTAATAAGATCCTATGATACttatcatttgtttattttgcagGAACACTTTGTAACAGAAAGGAAAGAGAAACCCGAGTCCTTGAATGCTTTTGAGTTTATCTCTAGGTCTCAAAGCTTTAGCCTTGACAAGTTGTTTGAGAAGCCTACGGTATGTAATTGAAGAACTTGAAGAACTACCTGCGTCTTAGTCTGGATCTCCTGTTTCCATTTTGTAAAATACGAAAATTCTTTTGTAGCTAAGTGTATCTTTCTTCTTTGTtggtttgaattgaaacaaTAGGGTCATGTGAAGCGAGAAACCCGTTTTGCTTCCCATTGTCCTCCTAATGAAATCATCTCCAAAATTGAGGAAGCTGCAAAGCCTCTGGGGTTTAACGTTCACAAGCAAAACTACAAGGTTTGGTTTATCCTCATTCGATTTGCTTGTTCTGATTTTGGTGATATGATATGAGTTTTCAACTGTTACACATTCTTTTTCAATTCTCACATATTTGATACATTCATATTATCACAGATGAAGTTGAAAGGTGACAAAAATGGGAGAAAGGGCCAACTTTCTGTGGCCACCGAGGTACTGAATTGTTTGCTAACCAGTGAAGCACTCTTTTAAgttatattgaaaataattgaagtttacTGTTAATTGATTAGTTAAATTACAGTCTAGATCATTTTTGCATGATATAATAGTCTCAAGCCTATTTTCTAAACTCCCATTGGAAGGATTTTAAGAGTCTATGCTGGAGACTCATCCCCTTGAATGAtactgttttattaaaatattagcaCATGGTTTTTAATCTTTGACAATCCTCTATCTATCCAAAAGTAACCCCTTGAAGAGCTCAAAATCACTAGAAATTTTGTAGAAAACTTTGAGagaaacatggaaaacatgacaCTTTTGAATCTCAGGTGTTTGAGGTGGCTCCCTGCTTACATATGGTAGAGCTCCGGAAAACTGGGGGTGACACATTGGAGTTTCACAAGGTatactttcatttaatttccTTCCTCTACGTAACGGAACTATGAATGGATGGTTGGATGCCTTTATTGTGAAGCTTTCTTAAGTTCAACTCCATGTattaattcatcatttaatacgACAGTTCTACAAACAATTTTCATCGGGATTGAAAGATGTGGTCTGGAAAGCTGAAGACATTGCTGAAGAGTAAGGATGATCTGATATATCTATTACCACACATCGTGCATCTGTTGCTGAATTGACATGAACCAACCAGGGTTTTTTGAGCAACTAAATTGGGTGGTGCAGGCCATGATGAAGAAAAACTGTCTTGCGTGGTTCCATGTTCATCTTTTGAGCTTTAGCCAAGCAATGATGTGGGTGATTTCTATTATTGGTTGGGCCTCTGGGGGGTTAAGAAAAGAGTTCATTTTTGTTTCCTTAGGAAGAAACCAATTTCATtgaaattttgcattcattagaAGGAGTAAATGCAGTATTTAGAGACggtcttctttattttttaaatctttaaataaagttattgtGATTTCAAATAATTGTGTTGAGTCCAAAATTGGCATATCAGGTCTCTCTCAAGTTATAGCTGAAAAGGTCCATTACCAAATCATATTCTGCCACTCATGAAATATAAAAACGCAAGTGAAAGGTCTATACTCTATATATGTTTTGGGACAATTTACTTATACTGATGTCCCTAAAATTTGacatgaatttaattattaaaataattgcaAACCCAAGTCGTcctataaatttgataataaataaatatacagtTAGCAAATGtctaaacctaaaaaaataatgaacttAGTTCTCGTTTTCATCTCCTTCCCTACTCTATAAACatcattcttttaaaagattCAATATCAACTATCCGTGCAATTCATATTTGTTGAAACATTCTACTTGAGTAACAATTCTAATTTAATGGGGTTGGTTATGGATCAATACTAAAATTGTTTATTGATTTtggtttaatgtgtaatttaatgtatgaattttaatttggtataattatatacatgaaatattgaTTGTTGTTCAAATGTATGTATACAACtctaattttgattaaattgtacACTTTTAAAgacataaatacatcaatttatttttatattgaataaatttaattatttgtatatacaaTATGTTGACGTGAAATGATGTTATACCAATCATTATGTTTGTGATTTCAAAACCGaatcaaatcaatatttaatgtataaaatgtaCAAAGTCAATATTAATATATAGCATTGCACATTGGACCAAAATTCATACATAGATTTcaacttttcccttttttttgaTATTCAGGATGTATCAaacatattttctaatttaatagtATAGAACTAGATAGAGTTAGAACTGTAAAACTCTGATATGATCTGTCATGCCAAATTTTcaagaacaaattaaaaacaaaactaaatgcAAAAGCATACCTGAATCCatcaatttcttaaaatcttCGAGTATTGTGGTTTTGATCTTTCAAATTAACACGCAAGTATTTTAAAGAATGTGACACTCTCTTTCCTAAAGGTAGGTTATCAAAAAAGTTACACATGTGTAATTTGGAGACCATAACCTTAATATTTAACTTTTGCATATTAAACTTCATTTCTAATTGGCTTgtcatcaattagaaattagttatcatagtatctacacatatttgaccctatgctttatttaataattgaaatccaataaactttaaccaaattatatcactttaaaTTTGGGCTAAccttttatgatagtaaataataaaatgtaattattcttattataaaTGTGATATCCATATTTTTCCGACAATCTCCCACttgaatcatatatatatataataattaccttataattacatgtcattatataaccttacGAGCACAAAACCTTACTATCATATCCAAAAGGTATTTTGAACAATTTCGTCCATTACTTATGTTAACATAGAACCAAAACGACTTTCGTTACATATATCATAACTAAATACATCCATGATCACGTATATTAACATAACCAAATGACATAAATCAAGTAGGGATGTGtagcatggaaattacatgcaatGTGATTTAAACATATCTATTTCCAACTGATCCTCCTTAAACTTTAATGAGATCAAACCTTACTAAAATTAGagtgtgaataaaccaaataaacattatttctgcataaa
This region includes:
- the LOC105795524 gene encoding CBL-interacting serine/threonine-protein kinase 9 is translated as MSTKKKTSQGHLSRTRIGKYNLGRTLGEGSFAKVKFAENVETGQCVAIKILDRDQVLRHRMVEQIKNEISTMKLIKHPNVIKIFEVMASKTKIYIVIEFVNGGELFDKIARHGRLKEDEARSYFHQLINAVDYCHSRGVYHRDLKPENLLLDSYGVLKISDFGLSAFSQQVREDGLLHTACGTPNYVAPEVLKDKGYDGKSSDIWSCGVILFVLMAGYLPFDEPNLITLYNKIGKADFTCPSWLSPGAKKFIKRILDPNPLTRITIHDILNDEWFKKGYKPPKFEEEEDVNLDDVDAAFNDSTEHFVTERKEKPESLNAFEFISRSQSFSLDKLFEKPTGHVKRETRFASHCPPNEIISKIEEAAKPLGFNVHKQNYKMKLKGDKNGRKGQLSVATEVFEVAPCLHMVELRKTGGDTLEFHKFYKQFSSGLKDVVWKAEDIAEEP